A portion of the Streptomyces sp. NBC_00376 genome contains these proteins:
- a CDS encoding SRPBCC family protein, with protein sequence MTRTETDQPTAQMSGADRLREEASNFLSAQVERLAEKAGDKLTDVTGQLTDVAESGSLPAIGSRILQGDSPLKAFVGEKAKGVKDKVVGKVKEAFGGGKGKRKSSGGKVMNIIEVLDVGVPLRVAYDHWTQYDQFSSFAKGVRDVSKSDEMSSDWKVKVGPSSRGFKATVQEQIPDDRIVWTSEGAKGTTRGAVSFHELAPSLTRIVLVVEYYPSGFFEKTGNLWRAQGRRMRLDFKHFQRYVTLAQEEPEGWRGEIRDGEVVVSHEDAMEEEAAEQEDSQGEESEDEDYEEEPEDEDYEEEPDDEDYEDEDEPDDEDYEDEDEPEDEDEDEEEGEYEEEEGEEEDVTASRGQGRQR encoded by the coding sequence ATGACCAGGACGGAAACAGACCAGCCCACGGCACAAATGTCGGGTGCGGACCGGCTTCGCGAAGAGGCGTCCAACTTCCTCAGTGCACAGGTGGAGAGGCTCGCCGAGAAGGCGGGCGACAAACTGACCGATGTCACTGGGCAGCTCACCGATGTGGCCGAGAGCGGATCGCTTCCTGCGATCGGTTCCCGTATTCTCCAGGGCGATTCCCCGCTGAAGGCATTCGTCGGAGAGAAAGCCAAGGGTGTCAAGGACAAAGTCGTGGGGAAGGTCAAGGAAGCGTTCGGTGGCGGGAAGGGGAAGCGCAAGTCGAGCGGCGGCAAGGTCATGAACATCATCGAGGTTCTCGATGTGGGAGTGCCCCTGCGTGTCGCGTACGACCACTGGACGCAGTACGACCAGTTCAGCAGCTTCGCGAAGGGTGTTCGCGATGTCTCGAAGAGCGATGAGATGTCCAGTGACTGGAAGGTCAAAGTCGGCCCTTCCTCGCGCGGCTTCAAAGCGACTGTCCAGGAACAGATTCCCGACGACCGCATCGTTTGGACATCCGAGGGGGCCAAGGGAACTACCCGTGGTGCGGTCAGTTTCCATGAGTTGGCCCCCAGCCTGACTCGAATCGTCCTGGTCGTGGAGTACTACCCGTCCGGGTTCTTCGAGAAGACGGGCAACCTGTGGCGCGCCCAAGGGCGCCGAATGCGACTCGACTTCAAGCACTTTCAGCGATACGTCACCCTTGCCCAGGAAGAGCCCGAGGGCTGGCGCGGTGAAATCCGGGACGGTGAAGTCGTCGTGTCCCACGAAGACGCCATGGAAGAAGAGGCCGCCGAGCAGGAGGACTCACAAGGCGAGGAGTCCGAGGACGAGGACTACGAGGAGGAGCCCGAGGACGAGGACTACGAGGAGGAGCCCGACGACGAAGACTACGAGGACGAGGACGAGCCCGACGACGAAGACTACGAGGACGAGGACGAGCCTGAGGACGAGGACGAGGACGAAGAGGAAGGCGAATACGAGGAAGAAGAAGGAGAGGAAGAGGACGTAACCGCCTCCCGGGGGCAGGGGCGACAGAGGTGA